From one Arvicanthis niloticus isolate mArvNil1 chromosome Y, mArvNil1.pat.X, whole genome shotgun sequence genomic stretch:
- the LOC143437388 gene encoding uncharacterized protein LOC143437388: MEAVHLDYRKKKASAVRKAQEAVSFDDVHVNFTEEEWNLLDLSQKKLYKDVMLENYWNLTAIGYYLEDHHIEEQHHTSRSHERHERSYTGEKLYESNQCGKAFSCHCGLRYHKGTHTGEKPYECNQCGKAFSCHSRLRRHKRTHTGEKPYECNQCGKAFSCHSNLQRHKRTHTGEKPYECNQCGKAFARPSHLQIHKGTHTGEKHECNQCGKAFSCHSSLQYHKRTHTGEKPYECNQCGKAFPSNSGLRYHKRTHTGEKPYECNQCGKAFPSHSGLQYHKRTHTGEKPYECNQCCKAFSCHSHLRRHKRTNTGEKPYECNQCGKAFSCRSGLQYHKRTHTGEKPYECNQCGKAFPSNSGLRYHKRTHTGEKPYECNQCGKAFPSHSGLQYHKRTHTGEKPYECNQCCKAFSCHSHLRRHKRTNTGEKPYECNQCGKAFSCRSGLQYHKRTHTGEKPYECNQCGKAFPSNSGLRYHKRIHTSEKPYRCNECGKACAYLCTLQRHKRTQTKQKSFDYTKVGKSFTCHSGF; encoded by the exons gaagcagtgagtttcgatgatgtgcatgtgaacttcactgaagaagagtggaatttgctggatcttTCCCAAAAGaaactctacaaagatgtgatgcttgagaactactggaacctcactgctatag GCTATTATTTGGAAgaccatcatattgaagaacaacatcacacttctagaagtcatgaaag gcatgaaagaagttatactggagagaaactgtacgaaagtaaccaatgtggtaaagccttttcatgtcactgtggtctccgatatcataaaggaacacatactggagagaaaccttatgaatgtaatcaatgtggtaaagccttttcgtGTCACAGTCGTCTccgaagacataaaagaacacatactggagagaaaccttatgaatgtaatcaatgtggtaaagccttttcatgtcatagtaatctccaaagacataaaagaacacatactggagagaaaccttatgaatgtaatcaatgtggtaaagcctttgcaaggcccagtcatctccaaatccataaaggaacacatactggagaaaaacatgaatgtaatcaatgtggtaaagccttttcatgtcacagtagtctccaatatcataaaagaacacatactggagagaaaccttatgaatgtaatcaatgtggtaaagcctttccatctaacagtggtctccgatatcataaaagaacacatactggagagaaaccttatgaatgtaatcaatgtggtaaagcctttccatctcacagtggtctccaatatcataaaagaacacatactggagagaaaccttatgaatgtaatcaatgttgtAAAGCGTTTTCATGTCACAGCCATCTccgaagacataaaagaacaaatactggagagaaaccttatgaatgtaatcaatgtggtaaagccttttcatgtcgcagtggtctccaatatcataaaagaacacatactggagagaaaccttatgaatgtaatcaatgtggtaaagcctttccatctaacagtggtctccgatatcataaaagaacacatactggagagaaaccttatgaatgtaatcaatgtggtaaagcctttccatctcacagtggtctccaatatcataaaagaacacatactggagagaaaccttatgaatgtaatcaatgttgtAAAGCGTTTTCATGTCACAGCCATCTccgaagacataaaagaacaaatactggagagaaaccttatgaatgtaatcaatgtggtaaagccttttcatgtcgcagtggtctccaatatcataaaagaacacatactggagagaaaccttatgaatgtaatcaatgtggtaaagcctttccatctaacagtggtctccgatatcataaaagaatacacacttcagagaaaccttacagatgtaatgaatgtggtaaagcctgtgcatatctctgtactctccaaagacataaaagaacacaaactaaGCAGAAATCTTTTGATTATACTAAAGTTGGGAAATCATTTAcgtgccacagtggtttctga